Proteins from one Coleofasciculus sp. FACHB-T130 genomic window:
- the folD gene encoding bifunctional methylenetetrahydrofolate dehydrogenase/methenyltetrahydrofolate cyclohydrolase FolD produces MDESIAQLLDGKALAERIYGQLQEQIQQIQATAGRPPGLAVLMVGDNPASAAYVRNKERACAKVGIASYGSHFPAETTASELEQVIQNLNQDERVDGILVQLPLPDHLDAVSLLHQIDPDKDADGLHPLNLGRLVRSEAGLRSCTPAGVMRLLQEYQIDVKGKQAVVVGRSILVGKPLALMLLDADATVTITHSRSHDLPAITRNADILLAAVGRPALITAEMVKPGAVVIDVGINRVTDDAGKSRLVGDVHFDSVQKVAKFITPVPGGVGAMTVAMLLQNTVWSYSQRYL; encoded by the coding sequence ATGGACGAATCAATCGCCCAACTATTAGACGGTAAAGCCCTCGCTGAACGAATTTACGGACAGCTACAAGAGCAAATTCAGCAAATACAAGCCACGGCAGGACGCCCTCCAGGACTGGCAGTGCTGATGGTTGGCGATAATCCAGCCAGCGCTGCTTACGTGCGGAATAAAGAACGCGCCTGTGCCAAAGTCGGGATTGCCTCCTATGGTTCCCATTTCCCGGCGGAAACAACCGCTTCAGAACTAGAGCAAGTCATTCAAAACCTGAATCAAGATGAGCGGGTTGATGGAATTCTCGTTCAGCTGCCCCTACCCGACCACCTAGACGCTGTTTCCCTGCTGCATCAAATCGATCCAGATAAAGACGCTGACGGACTGCACCCGCTGAACTTGGGGCGATTGGTGCGCTCTGAAGCTGGTTTACGCAGCTGCACGCCAGCCGGAGTCATGCGCCTGTTGCAGGAATACCAGATTGATGTGAAGGGAAAACAGGCAGTAGTCGTAGGGCGAAGTATCCTCGTGGGCAAGCCGTTGGCTTTGATGCTCTTAGACGCAGATGCCACCGTTACCATCACCCATTCGCGATCGCACGATCTCCCAGCCATTACCCGCAACGCTGATATTCTGCTGGCAGCCGTGGGTCGTCCAGCGCTGATTACCGCCGAAATGGTTAAACCTGGTGCTGTCGTAATCGATGTTGGCATCAATCGCGTCACCGACGACGCCGGGAAATCCCGTTTGGTGGGAGATGTCCACTTTGATTCCGTCCAAAAGGTCGCGAAGTTTATCACCCCAGTTCCCGGCGGGGTTGGCGCAATGACCGTCGCGATGCTGCTGCAAAATACAGTCTGGAGCTACAGCCAGCGCTATCTCTAG
- a CDS encoding AI-2E family transporter produces the protein MQSANKLPRWVVLGLAFPLAVLNGWLLLLVLQYFQPLVNVFVAALLLAFVLEYPIRFLQQQKVKRNNAVVAVSLVALLILVGLGLTLVPIIWQQLNELANILPSWIDSGRQQLQAFQIWSETQQLPINLGGIVTQLTDRLSSQLQNVTGRILNFAFDTIGSAVNVLLTVVLTFYLILNGDRLWDGIFKWFPASFSSQVRQALREDFHNYFIGQATFAAWSGCVITLAFLALRVPLGLLFGIAIGFLALFPFGAGIGISIVSLLVALQNFWLGVEVLAVAAAIDQINANFIAPRILGGFTGLNPVWILLSLLIGAKLGGLLGLLIAVPLASFIKSTADSLRDGKWNEIEEIESEPTSLNVSPVIASKSLASDAGS, from the coding sequence ATGCAATCAGCAAACAAATTACCGCGATGGGTCGTTTTAGGATTGGCATTTCCCCTCGCCGTTCTCAATGGTTGGCTATTGCTACTCGTGTTGCAATATTTTCAACCTCTGGTTAACGTTTTTGTTGCTGCACTCTTGCTGGCTTTTGTATTAGAGTATCCTATCCGGTTTTTACAGCAACAAAAAGTTAAACGGAACAATGCGGTCGTCGCCGTTTCCCTGGTGGCATTGCTAATTTTGGTAGGTTTAGGACTTACCTTAGTTCCGATCATTTGGCAACAGCTCAACGAACTGGCGAATATCTTGCCTAGCTGGATTGATTCGGGGAGGCAACAACTCCAAGCTTTTCAAATTTGGTCTGAAACTCAGCAACTTCCAATTAACTTGGGTGGAATCGTTACTCAACTAACAGACCGATTATCCAGTCAACTTCAAAACGTAACGGGTAGAATTCTTAATTTTGCCTTTGATACGATTGGCAGTGCTGTCAATGTCCTGCTAACAGTGGTTCTAACTTTCTATCTAATATTAAATGGAGATCGTCTCTGGGACGGAATTTTTAAGTGGTTTCCGGCTAGCTTTAGTTCCCAAGTAAGACAAGCTCTCCGCGAAGATTTCCACAATTATTTTATCGGTCAGGCGACGTTCGCTGCTTGGAGCGGATGTGTGATCACGCTGGCATTTCTGGCTTTGCGAGTGCCGTTAGGATTATTGTTTGGAATTGCAATTGGTTTTTTGGCTCTTTTTCCCTTTGGTGCCGGAATCGGTATCAGCATTGTTAGTCTGCTAGTAGCATTACAAAATTTTTGGCTAGGGGTGGAAGTGTTAGCTGTAGCCGCCGCCATCGATCAAATCAATGCTAATTTCATCGCGCCTCGCATTTTAGGTGGTTTTACTGGCTTAAATCCTGTTTGGATTTTGCTTTCGCTGTTGATAGGCGCGAAGCTGGGAGGGCTATTGGGGTTATTAATTGCCGTACCTTTAGCGAGTTTTATCAAAAGTACCGCAGATAGCTTGCGCGACGGCAAATGGAACGAGATAGAGGAGATTGAATCTGAACCTACATCCTTAAATGTTTCGCCCGTCATAGCGTCTAAGAGCTTAGCGAGTGATGCCGGGAGTTGA
- a CDS encoding aminotransferase class IV, whose product MFLESTPIVWHNGKLVERENAAPSIASHSLHLGIGVFDGIMAYWNRDRYYIHRLDAHLDRLRNGSTHIGLGFSWSNEDLKAGLLALLEAVPATNYYIRPIVYRSVPQLNFNDTMPVDVTILAVTIPRDVDKSLTCHISPYERVSGNAIPVAWKLCGTYVNSYLARRAAEVAGFNDAILLDQQGRITEAAVANLFILQKDTVITPALTPNIFPGITRATLLDIAGELGIEVVERDVRPEELGNFDGAFLAATMMELKPLASIHPYQYDSANHPLFRRFLKEFREITHQ is encoded by the coding sequence ATGTTTCTTGAATCAACGCCGATAGTTTGGCATAACGGAAAGTTAGTTGAACGGGAAAATGCTGCGCCTTCTATTGCTAGCCATTCTCTGCATTTAGGTATCGGCGTTTTTGATGGGATCATGGCTTATTGGAATCGCGATCGCTATTACATTCATCGCTTAGATGCACATTTAGACCGCCTTCGCAATGGTTCTACACATATTGGTTTGGGTTTTTCTTGGTCGAACGAAGACCTGAAAGCAGGTCTTTTGGCACTTTTAGAGGCAGTTCCGGCAACAAATTACTATATCCGACCGATTGTTTATCGTTCGGTGCCTCAACTGAACTTTAACGATACAATGCCGGTCGATGTGACCATCTTGGCAGTGACGATTCCTCGCGATGTTGATAAATCTTTGACTTGCCACATCTCCCCTTATGAACGGGTTTCTGGTAACGCAATTCCAGTGGCGTGGAAACTCTGTGGAACTTATGTAAACAGTTATTTAGCTCGTCGTGCTGCTGAAGTAGCTGGATTTAATGATGCGATTTTGCTTGACCAACAAGGCAGAATTACTGAAGCGGCGGTAGCTAATCTTTTTATTCTGCAAAAGGATACAGTAATTACGCCTGCGCTGACTCCCAATATTTTCCCTGGTATCACCCGCGCCACACTGCTTGATATTGCAGGGGAATTAGGAATTGAAGTGGTTGAACGGGATGTGCGACCAGAGGAATTAGGGAATTTTGACGGAGCTTTTCTCGCTGCGACGATGATGGAATTGAAGCCATTAGCAAGTATTCATCCTTATCAGTATGATTCGGCAAATCATCCTCTATTTAGACGCTTTTTGAAGGAATTTCGCGAAATCACGCACCAATAG
- a CDS encoding adenylate/guanylate cyclase domain-containing protein, which produces MVDVFDGINVLIKNWFKKNQRFISSSQSIVPGAMVGLLSVGLWQIGAWQPLEQLVYSALFQARSASILPQTNWDRRVAVIAIDDASLKKYGKFPWSRDRYAQLLQKLKPSSPAVIGFDVLFVDPGKGDKEFAKAIAKSGNVILATAWDNRGQPLEILPELKKAALGEGQIWHNPDADGISRQAALFFGTKPALGLAMLLEAPEAVSLPHLAEVQRRKDVWINWPGPTQNVSTYSYASIMEGKVDAKAFANKFVLVGVTATAIDRLRSPYNQNPPTAGVYLHAALIDNLLNDKLLQTVPKTAVMLLLLGIAPITSWLLLKQGVWARMAIAILLPSGWVIFALSAFIDDGWWLPIVAPVGTAIAAGIGVQLREQYEKQQLMSLFAKHVAPEMADLIWHRKDEIFHKGKLQAQEMMVTVLFADIRGFTSISEKLPPGELIEWLNLFLDAMTDCIMDRGGVIDKYIGDAIMAVFGIPFSHTTPEEIQQDALNAIAAGIAMQERLKKLNQRFHNANKPTIEIGIGIHTGPVVAGSVGGSRRLNYSVLGDTVNVAARLEPMNKEVKIHNPYQMIVSGSTFAYASDRYHGPAVRAIQLRGREQATIIYCIQGEKINLADPAKAIAPPLNISA; this is translated from the coding sequence ATGGTTGATGTTTTTGATGGAATCAACGTGTTAATCAAAAATTGGTTTAAAAAAAATCAGCGTTTTATTTCTAGCAGTCAATCAATCGTTCCGGGCGCAATGGTCGGTTTATTGTCTGTCGGGTTATGGCAGATAGGGGCATGGCAACCCCTGGAACAGCTTGTATACAGTGCGCTGTTTCAAGCTCGTAGCGCCAGTATCTTACCGCAGACGAATTGGGATCGTCGGGTCGCGGTGATTGCGATTGACGATGCGAGTTTAAAGAAATACGGGAAATTTCCTTGGTCGCGCGATCGCTATGCCCAATTGTTGCAAAAGCTAAAACCCTCATCTCCAGCAGTCATTGGTTTTGATGTGTTATTTGTTGACCCTGGCAAAGGCGATAAGGAATTTGCCAAAGCGATTGCTAAATCTGGCAATGTCATCTTGGCAACGGCTTGGGACAATCGAGGGCAACCTCTGGAAATATTACCCGAATTAAAAAAAGCGGCACTTGGGGAAGGTCAAATTTGGCACAATCCCGACGCAGACGGCATTAGCCGACAGGCAGCCCTCTTTTTTGGCACCAAACCCGCTCTCGGTTTAGCAATGCTGCTAGAGGCACCAGAGGCGGTATCCCTGCCTCATCTGGCTGAGGTTCAGAGGCGTAAAGATGTCTGGATTAACTGGCCTGGGCCAACCCAAAATGTCTCCACCTATTCTTATGCCTCAATCATGGAAGGCAAAGTTGACGCGAAAGCCTTCGCCAACAAGTTTGTTTTAGTCGGTGTCACGGCAACCGCTATCGATCGCTTGCGATCGCCTTACAATCAAAATCCCCCGACCGCTGGAGTTTATCTCCATGCGGCGTTAATTGATAACTTGCTGAACGACAAGCTGCTGCAAACGGTGCCTAAAACGGCAGTGATGCTCTTGTTGTTGGGGATTGCCCCGATTACTAGCTGGCTGTTGTTAAAACAGGGAGTGTGGGCGCGAATGGCGATCGCTATTTTGTTACCAAGTGGTTGGGTAATCTTTGCCCTGAGTGCCTTCATCGACGATGGCTGGTGGTTGCCCATCGTCGCACCTGTGGGAACCGCGATCGCTGCTGGGATCGGCGTTCAGCTGCGAGAACAATATGAAAAGCAGCAGCTGATGAGTTTGTTTGCCAAGCACGTTGCGCCAGAAATGGCTGACCTCATTTGGCACCGGAAAGACGAAATCTTCCACAAAGGGAAGCTGCAAGCCCAAGAAATGATGGTCACGGTTTTATTTGCCGATATCCGGGGTTTTACCAGTATTTCCGAGAAACTACCGCCGGGGGAATTAATCGAGTGGCTGAACCTGTTCCTAGACGCCATGACAGATTGCATCATGGATCGTGGCGGTGTGATCGACAAATATATTGGGGATGCAATTATGGCGGTTTTCGGGATTCCGTTTTCGCACACCACGCCGGAAGAAATTCAACAGGACGCCCTAAATGCGATCGCGGCAGGAATTGCGATGCAGGAACGACTCAAAAAGCTCAACCAGCGCTTCCACAACGCTAACAAGCCTACGATTGAGATAGGGATTGGCATTCACACGGGTCCAGTGGTTGCCGGAAGTGTGGGAGGTTCCCGACGCCTGAATTATTCAGTCTTGGGGGATACCGTCAATGTTGCCGCCAGACTGGAACCGATGAATAAAGAAGTAAAAATTCACAACCCCTATCAAATGATTGTCAGTGGCAGTACATTTGCTTATGCAAGCGATCGCTATCACGGGCCTGCTGTCCGCGCCATTCAATTGCGGGGACGAGAACAGGCAACAATTATTTACTGCATCCAGGGAGAGAAGATCAACTTGGCAGATCCAGCGAAAGCGATCGCACCCCCACTGAATATTTCAGCCTAA
- the mutS gene encoding DNA mismatch repair protein MutS, translating to MNVPDSASTPTEPKIRNADSRLVDRSKLSKMYHHYVEVKDKYPHALLLYRVGDFFETFFQDAIAVSRELELVLTSKQAGEIGRVPMTGVPHHAWERYTTQLVEKGYAVVICDQVEDSADTDPGKLVKREVTRILTPGTLLEEGMLNARRNNYLAAVVIAGNHWGLAYADISTGEFLTTQSSELEHLTQELMRLQPSEVLVPTNAPDLGSLLRPGETSEHLPSCLPPSFCYALRAQTPFTAGESRHRLLQRFKVRSLEGLGCEHLPLAVRAAGGLLEYLEDTQKENLVPLQFLRTYTLSDYLILDHQTRRNLEITQTVRDGTFHGSLLWALDRTSTAMGGRALRRWLLQPLLDIKGIAARQDTIQELVENSFLRQDLRQLLRQIYDLERLTGRAGSGTANAKDLVALADSLAKLPELAELVADAYSPFMRALQKVPPELEQLAKRLSAHLVDAPPIHIKEGGLIRPNVNVQLDEMRNLAQEDQQWVANLEVTEKARTGISTLKVGFNKTFGYYISISRTKADQVPDNYIRKQTLTNEERYITPELKEREARILTARDDLNRLEYEIFTSLREEVGQYAEQIRTISRAVAAADVLCGLAEVAVYQGYCCPQMVEGREIRIIDGRHPVVEQSLPPGFFVPNSTGLGRKGDTNRKDAKSAKEEGEEEGRPDLVILTGPNASGKSCYLRQVGLIQLMAQIGSFVPARAATLGICDRVFTRVGAVDDLATGQSTFMVEMNETANILNHATAKSLVLLDEIGRGTATFDGLSIAWAVAEYLASEIRSRTIFATHYHELNELASILPNVANYQVTVKELPDQIIFLHQVQPGGADRSYGIEAGRLAGLPAPVIQRAKQVMSQIEKHSKIAIGLRQGGQVEESSTF from the coding sequence ATGAACGTTCCTGACTCGGCATCTACCCCGACCGAACCCAAAATCCGTAACGCTGACTCTCGACTGGTGGATCGCAGCAAGCTGAGTAAGATGTACCACCATTATGTAGAAGTGAAGGATAAGTATCCTCATGCGCTGCTGCTGTACCGGGTGGGAGACTTCTTTGAAACCTTTTTTCAGGATGCGATCGCTGTATCGAGAGAATTAGAACTTGTCCTCACCAGCAAGCAAGCGGGAGAAATTGGTCGGGTGCCGATGACGGGAGTGCCGCACCATGCTTGGGAACGCTACACGACTCAGCTGGTGGAGAAGGGATATGCGGTGGTGATCTGCGATCAGGTAGAAGACTCCGCCGATACTGACCCTGGAAAGCTGGTGAAGCGGGAAGTGACGCGGATTCTCACCCCCGGTACGTTGCTGGAAGAAGGAATGCTGAATGCGCGTCGCAATAATTACCTGGCGGCGGTGGTGATTGCCGGGAATCATTGGGGTTTAGCTTATGCAGATATTTCTACTGGGGAATTTTTAACTACTCAATCGAGTGAATTAGAGCATTTGACGCAAGAATTGATGCGTTTGCAGCCTTCTGAAGTTTTGGTGCCAACGAATGCGCCAGATTTAGGCAGTTTGCTGCGACCGGGGGAGACTTCCGAGCATTTGCCCAGTTGTTTACCGCCATCTTTTTGTTATGCATTGCGAGCGCAAACTCCTTTTACTGCGGGTGAATCGAGACATCGATTATTGCAGCGGTTTAAAGTGCGAAGTCTGGAAGGACTCGGTTGCGAACACCTCCCCCTGGCTGTCCGCGCTGCGGGTGGTTTGCTGGAATATTTAGAAGACACCCAGAAAGAAAACCTCGTTCCTCTCCAGTTCCTCCGCACCTACACCCTCAGCGATTATCTAATTCTTGACCACCAAACCCGCCGCAATCTAGAAATTACGCAAACGGTGCGGGATGGCACCTTTCACGGTTCCCTGCTTTGGGCGTTGGATAGAACTAGCACAGCGATGGGGGGACGTGCCTTGCGGCGGTGGTTGCTGCAACCTCTACTGGATATAAAAGGCATTGCAGCGCGGCAAGATACGATTCAAGAATTAGTCGAAAATAGCTTCTTGCGGCAAGATTTGCGCCAATTGTTGCGGCAAATTTACGATTTAGAACGGCTAACGGGTCGCGCTGGTTCCGGCACGGCGAATGCGAAGGATTTAGTTGCTTTAGCGGATTCTCTGGCAAAATTGCCGGAATTAGCGGAACTGGTGGCGGATGCTTACTCTCCGTTTATGAGAGCTTTGCAGAAGGTGCCGCCGGAATTGGAACAACTGGCAAAGAGACTCAGCGCCCATTTGGTAGACGCGCCTCCCATCCATATCAAGGAAGGCGGTTTGATTCGCCCCAATGTGAATGTCCAGTTGGATGAAATGCGAAATCTTGCCCAAGAGGATCAGCAATGGGTAGCGAATTTGGAGGTGACGGAAAAGGCGCGAACGGGTATTTCCACGCTGAAGGTGGGCTTTAATAAGACATTTGGCTACTACATCAGCATCTCTCGCACCAAAGCCGACCAAGTTCCGGATAACTACATCCGCAAGCAAACGCTGACGAATGAGGAACGCTACATTACTCCGGAGTTGAAGGAGAGAGAAGCGCGGATTTTGACGGCGCGGGATGACTTAAATCGCCTGGAATATGAGATTTTTACTTCTTTAAGAGAAGAAGTGGGGCAATACGCAGAACAAATTCGCACGATTTCTCGTGCGGTGGCGGCGGCTGATGTGCTGTGTGGTTTGGCTGAGGTGGCGGTTTATCAGGGTTATTGCTGCCCTCAGATGGTGGAAGGTCGGGAAATTCGGATTATTGATGGGCGTCATCCGGTGGTTGAGCAGTCTTTGCCACCTGGGTTTTTTGTGCCGAATTCGACTGGGTTGGGGAGAAAGGGGGATACGAACCGCAAAGACGCGAAGAGCGCGAAGGAAGAAGGGGAAGAAGAGGGAAGACCGGATTTAGTGATTTTGACGGGTCCGAATGCGAGTGGGAAGAGTTGCTATTTGCGGCAGGTGGGGTTGATTCAGTTGATGGCACAAATTGGTAGTTTTGTGCCAGCCAGGGCGGCGACTTTGGGAATATGCGATCGCGTTTTTACCCGTGTCGGTGCGGTAGATGATTTGGCGACGGGTCAATCTACCTTTATGGTGGAGATGAACGAGACAGCAAATATTCTCAATCACGCAACGGCGAAGTCTCTGGTTCTGTTAGATGAGATTGGTCGGGGGACGGCTACGTTTGATGGTCTTTCGATTGCTTGGGCGGTGGCAGAGTATCTTGCCAGTGAAATTCGGTCGCGGACGATTTTTGCGACTCACTACCACGAATTGAACGAACTGGCTTCAATTTTGCCCAATGTGGCAAATTACCAGGTGACGGTGAAGGAGTTACCCGACCAGATTATCTTTTTGCATCAGGTGCAACCGGGAGGTGCTGACCGTTCCTATGGCATCGAAGCGGGTCGGCTGGCAGGTTTACCCGCGCCCGTGATTCAACGCGCCAAGCAGGTGATGAGCCAAATTGAAAAGCATAGCAAAATTGCTATCGGGCTGCGCCAAGGCGGGCAGGTAGAGGAATCATCTACCTTCTAG
- a CDS encoding DUF4214 domain-containing protein: protein MKIGMHTTARSLKSAATVTVLSALIIAPVVLSANPAAAEPDRGRREQTCFLGICWDRGESSRQDDYDRDDDYRRDRRNDDYDYRRDRRNGDYDYRRDRRDGSYDYRRDRRDGSYDYRRNRSNVSNNINRIYRNVLGRNADREGLRMYRQRVESGWSLEKVRRDIADSSEAEQAINRLYQGELGRNADREGLRTYKRRLADGWSLDRIRQDISRSREARSRRGQ from the coding sequence ATGAAAATTGGAATGCACACCACAGCACGCTCTCTCAAGTCTGCTGCTACGGTTACTGTATTATCTGCACTGATAATTGCTCCAGTCGTCCTATCAGCAAATCCTGCGGCTGCTGAGCCTGACAGAGGACGGAGGGAGCAAACCTGTTTTTTGGGGATTTGTTGGGATCGAGGAGAGTCGTCAAGGCAAGACGATTATGACCGAGATGATGACTATCGACGCGATCGGCGTAACGACGATTATGACTATCGACGCGATCGCCGGAATGGTGATTATGACTATCGACGCGATCGCCGGGATGGCAGTTATGACTATCGACGCGATCGCCGGGATGGCAGTTATGACTATCGCCGCAATCGGTCAAACGTCTCCAATAACATTAATAGAATTTATCGAAATGTGTTAGGTCGTAATGCCGATCGTGAAGGACTGAGGATGTATAGACAACGGGTAGAATCCGGTTGGTCACTGGAGAAAGTCCGTCGTGACATTGCTGACAGTTCAGAAGCAGAACAAGCGATTAACCGACTTTATCAAGGTGAGCTAGGTCGTAATGCCGATCGTGAAGGACTGAGAACGTACAAAAGACGTTTAGCAGACGGTTGGTCGCTCGATCGAATCCGTCAGGATATTTCCAGAAGTAGAGAAGCCAGATCGAGAAGAGGTCAATAA
- a CDS encoding FecR family protein, giving the protein MKFPVFPVTLLGLSLLAGSLVLTSLSFISESVRAAVSPRSIEVKETNGTVTTQGKPVKVGDRLQASGSLSTNFDASAVLAMEDGIGTVQVSENTNVQVKTLKTSKDGSKQTRLYMDKGQVSAKVRSFTNPNSSFEVETPGGVAGTRGTEFGVTVGSNGKTGLSTIRGKVAFSARGKTVLVEPGYSALIVPGQAPTIPKVTTGDTRLKLQVLSVTGDGQVRVTGTVDPINLVLVNNQIVDTGGEGQLDTVVPIPSNRQLRLVVRNPLGNQQVYELEIPNSAGTSENPVNQ; this is encoded by the coding sequence ATGAAGTTCCCTGTTTTTCCAGTCACCCTACTAGGATTATCCCTGTTAGCCGGTAGCTTAGTCCTTACTTCCTTATCGTTTATCTCCGAAAGTGTTCGAGCTGCGGTTAGTCCACGCTCGATAGAAGTCAAAGAAACGAACGGTACGGTAACAACTCAAGGAAAGCCAGTGAAAGTTGGCGATCGCTTGCAGGCATCCGGTAGTCTCAGCACCAACTTCGACGCCAGTGCTGTTTTGGCGATGGAAGATGGCATCGGTACGGTTCAGGTTTCCGAAAACACCAACGTGCAAGTCAAGACTTTAAAGACAAGTAAGGATGGTAGCAAACAAACGCGCCTTTATATGGATAAGGGACAGGTCAGCGCCAAAGTGCGATCTTTTACTAACCCTAACTCTAGCTTTGAAGTGGAGACGCCTGGGGGCGTTGCTGGGACGAGAGGCACAGAATTTGGCGTCACCGTCGGTTCCAATGGGAAAACTGGGCTTTCAACTATCCGAGGCAAAGTAGCCTTTAGTGCGCGAGGGAAAACTGTGTTGGTAGAGCCGGGGTATTCTGCTTTAATTGTTCCGGGACAGGCTCCAACGATTCCCAAGGTGACAACGGGTGACACGAGACTGAAATTACAGGTTCTATCGGTGACAGGCGATGGTCAAGTTAGAGTCACTGGAACGGTAGACCCAATCAATTTAGTGTTAGTGAATAATCAGATTGTGGATACGGGAGGCGAGGGACAACTCGATACGGTGGTGCCAATCCCGTCTAATCGGCAGCTGAGATTAGTCGTGCGGAATCCTTTGGGCAATCAACAAGTTTATGAATTGGAAATTCCGAATAGTGCGGGGACATCGGAGAATCCTGTGAATCAATAA
- a CDS encoding thylakoid membrane photosystem I accumulation factor: MILRLQQFQIRILTASRRSWRQFFLSCLLTLVVSFSCLLGTPSALAGINDDNFDGNVFLLYGGNASLVPPRVALADSLKGGKPALLVFYVDDSSDCKQHAIVVSQLQAFYGRAADFIPIDVDSIPVQSNFTPTEPGYYYEGLVPQTVLLNQKGEVVLNQKGTVAFEKVDDVFREVFNLLPRSESVELKRRLVNEFNTELAK, translated from the coding sequence ATGATTCTTCGCTTGCAACAATTTCAAATCAGGATTCTGACAGCTTCTCGCCGTTCCTGGCGGCAGTTTTTTTTGAGTTGCCTCTTGACACTGGTTGTTTCTTTCAGCTGCCTGCTGGGGACGCCATCAGCTTTAGCGGGTATCAACGACGACAACTTTGACGGGAATGTTTTTCTCCTCTATGGCGGCAATGCCTCGCTGGTTCCCCCGCGAGTGGCATTGGCAGATTCTCTTAAAGGAGGTAAACCGGCATTGTTGGTGTTCTACGTGGACGACAGTAGCGATTGCAAGCAACACGCAATCGTCGTTTCGCAGCTTCAAGCTTTTTATGGTCGAGCCGCTGATTTCATCCCCATCGACGTAGATTCGATTCCAGTACAATCCAACTTTACACCTACGGAACCGGGCTACTACTACGAAGGCCTCGTCCCCCAAACAGTCTTGCTAAACCAGAAGGGCGAAGTTGTCCTCAACCAAAAGGGTACGGTGGCGTTTGAGAAAGTAGACGATGTTTTCCGTGAAGTGTTTAACTTGTTACCTCGCTCAGAATCGGTGGAGCTGAAGCGGCGACTCGTGAATGAGTTTAATACGGAGTTAGCGAAGTAA
- a CDS encoding NUDIX hydrolase — protein MNNKPIVEVAIAILYRQGKFLLQLRDNIPGILYPGHWAFFGGHIEPGETPDEAIKRELLEEIGYTPPTLSLFGYYPDTYVLRHVYQAPLPVELNHLVLGEGWDMDLLTPEEIQRGEGYSEKAGQLRPLGPPHQKILLDFMDKFPQLTA, from the coding sequence ATGAACAATAAACCCATTGTTGAGGTAGCGATCGCAATCCTCTATCGCCAGGGCAAATTTCTCCTCCAGCTGCGCGACAACATCCCCGGTATTCTCTACCCCGGACACTGGGCATTTTTTGGCGGACACATCGAACCTGGGGAAACGCCAGACGAGGCTATCAAGCGGGAACTGCTGGAGGAAATCGGCTATACACCGCCCACGTTATCATTGTTTGGCTATTATCCCGATACCTATGTTCTTCGCCATGTCTATCAGGCACCGCTTCCCGTGGAACTCAACCATCTGGTGCTAGGAGAAGGCTGGGATATGGATTTATTAACGCCTGAAGAAATTCAACGCGGCGAGGGTTACTCTGAAAAAGCTGGGCAATTACGACCGTTAGGCCCTCCTCACCAAAAAATTTTACTGGATTTTATGGACAAGTTTCCTCAATTGACTGCGTAG